The following is a genomic window from Thermotoga sp..
TGGCTATCGCTCGTCCGATGTTTCCAGCTCCCACGACGACGAGCTTCCATTCTTTCTTGACCCCGAGTATCTCTCCAATCGCGTTGTAAAGATGTTCCACGTTGTAACCGACACCACGCTTTCCAAACTCTCCGAAGTACGACAGATCTTTCCTGATCTGACTCGCCTTGAGGTCGAGCCTCTTCGCCAGCTCCTCCGAGGAAACCACCTCGATCCCCTCATCGATCAACCTTTCGAGGCACATGTAATAGCTGACCAACCTTTTCGAAACGGGCTTTGGGATCTTCTCTGCCATCCTATCACCTCATATCACAATGTTCACTATTCTTCCTTTTACGTAGATGAATTTCTTCACAGGTTTTCCGTCAACGTATTCCTTGACTCTTTCCCTCTCCAGCACCATCTTTTTTAGATCTTCTTCCGAAATGTCGACTGAAACGAGGATCTTGTCCCTCACCTTTCCGTTTATCTGGATAGCGATCTCCACCTCTTCAACCTCGAGGGCTTTCGGATCATAAGAGGGCCAGGTCTGCTGGACGACGAGCCCTTCTTTTCCCAGCTCGTGCCAGAACTCCTCCGCCAGGTGCGGTGCGAACGGTGATAGAACGAGTGTGAGGTTCTCCGCGATCTCTCTCAGGAGTTTTCTGTTCCATCGATTCTCCGGCACACTGTTCAGATACTGATTCAGATGGTTGACCAGCTCCATGAGACCACTGATTGCCGTGTTGAACTTGAATCCACCTTCTATATCTTCCGTTACTTTCTTGATGATGCTGTGCAACTTCCTTCTGAGTTCCTTTTCGACAGAAGTCGTCAATGAGAGACCCTCGATGCTCTCTTCCTTCACATGCGGTAAAATCATGTAGAAGGTGTTCCAGAGTCTTTTGATGAACCTATGCACTCCTTCGATACCAGCATCGCTCCACTCGGCATCTTTTTCCGGCGGTGCCATGAAGAGTATATACATCCTCAGGGTATCCGCTCCGTACTTCTCTATCATCTCATCGGGAGACACTACATTTCCCTTCGATTTCGACATCTTGGCACCATCCTTATAGATCATCCCTTGAGTGAAGAGGTTGATAAAAGGTTCGTCGAAATCCAGATATCCAAGATCATGAAGTACCTTGGTTATGAACCTCGAGTACAACAGATGTAACACGGCGTGTTCCACACCGCCTATGTACTGGTCCACAGGGAGCCAGTAATTCACATCGCTCGGTTCAAAGGGCTTGTCATCTAGATGTGGATTCACATACCTGAGAAAGTACCAAGAAGAATCGACGAACGTGTCCATAGTGTCCGTTTCCCTCTGGGCATCACCACCGCAGATAGGACACTTGGTCTTCTTGAATCCTTCGTGGAAAGAAAGAGGAGACTGACCGGTTGGGAGGAATTCCACGTCTTTCGGAAGCTTGACCGGGAGATCCTCTTCTGGAACCGGGACGATACCACACCTCTCACAGTAGATGATGGGGATGGGAGCTCCCCAGTACCTCTGACGCGATATGAGCCAATCTCTGAGCTTATACTGAACCGATCGCCTGCCAATTCCTTTCTCTTCGAGCCAGTTTATGACCTTTTCGATACCCTTCTTGCTCGGTGTTCCCGTGAACGGCCCGGAATTTACCATGATTCCTTCGCCTTCATAGGCTTCCTTCATCTTCTCAGGATCGAGCTCTCCATCTACGGGCTTGATGACCACCCTTATGGGTATTCCGTACTTCTTAGCAAAGGCGAAGTCCCTCTGGTCGTGAGCTGGAACCCCCATGATGGCACCCGTTCCATACTCCATGAGTATGTAGTTCGCAACGTAGATGGGAACTTTCTCCCCATTCACCGGGTTCACCGCATACTTACCCAGAAAGAATCCCTCTTTTTCTGCCTCCACAGACGTTCTCCTGAATCTATCTTGCTGCCTTACGCGTTCCAGGAACGCCTGGAGCTCTTCCCTTTTGTCATCGGGAACCAGTTCTTCAACGAGTGGAGACTCCGGAGCCAGTGCCATGAACGTGACTCCCCAGAGCGTGTCGGGTCTCGTGGTGAAGACCTTTATCTTCGTGTTTGATCCCTCAACGAGGAATTCTATCTCCGCACCTGTACTCTTTCCTATCCAGTTTTTCTGCATCGTCTTCACATGCTCGGGCCAACCAGTGAGCTTGTCTAGATCGTTCAACAGTCTTTCTGCGTAATCGGTTATCTTGAAGAACCACTGCTCAAGGTGCTTTATGGTTACACTTGTTCCACACCTTTCACACTTTCCATCTTTCACCTGCTCGTTGGCAAGAACGGTTTTACACCTGGGGCACCAGTTGACCGCCGCCTTCTTCTTGTAGGCAAGACCGTTTTTGTAGAGCTGAAGGAATATCCACTGGGTCCATTTGTAGTACTCTTCATCACAGGTTACGATCTCCCTATTCCAATCGTAACTTATCCCCAGTTTCTTCACCTGTTCTCTGATGGTGGAGATGTTCTTTCTGGTCCACTCTTCAGGGTGTATTCCCCTCTCGATCGCCGCGTTTTCCGCGGGTAACCCAAAGGCGTCGTAGCCAAACGGATGAAGAACGTTGTAACCTCTCATCCTTTTGTATCTTGCGATGATATCGCCTATGACGTAGTTCTTCACATGTCCCACGTGGAGCGTCCCAGAGGGATAGGGAAACATCACGAGGGCATAGTACTTTGGTTTTTCAGAACATTGTGGAGTGTGAAACACTCCTTTTTCCTCCCAAACTTTCTGCCATTTTTCCTCTATTTCCTGGGGTTTATACTCTTTCATAGACGCACCTCCTAACTCCTCTGTACTCTCTTAACTTAATGATATCAGATTCTCTGGTGCTTCGTGATAGAATCTTTCAAGAAAAAGGAGATGAGAACGTGCGAGTGATCTTGATCGTTCTGGACAGTGTTGGAATCGGTGCAATGCCCGATGCTCATCTGTACGGTGACGAAGGGAGCAACACACTTGTGAACACGGCAAGAGCGGTGGGAGGACTTCATCTGCCGAACATGGAAAAGCTAGGGCTTGGCAATCTGGACGACATTCCAGGAGTCAAACCGGTGAAACCGTCAGAAGGTGTCTACGGGAAGATGATGGAAAAAAGTCCCGGCAAAGATACAACCACAGGTCACTGGGAAATAGCGGGTGTGATTCTCAAAAAACCGTTCGACCTTTTTCCAAACGGATTTCCGAGGAAATTGATAGAAGAGTTTGAGAAAAGAACGGGAAGGAAAGTGATAGGAAACAAACCTGCATCGGGGACGGAAATAATAAAAGAGCTGGGGCCTATACACGAAAAGACAGGAGCGCTGATCGTTTACACGTCTGCCGATAGCGTGTTTCAAATAGCGGCGAAGAAAGAAATCGTGCCACTGGAAGAACTCTACAGATACTGCAAGATAGCAAGAGAACTTCTCGATGAGATGGGATACAAGGTCGCCAGAGTCATAGCAAGACCGTTCACTGGAGAGTGGCCCAACTACGTCCGAACACCTGAAAGGAAAGATTTTTCCCTCGAACCCGAGGGAAAGACCCTCCTGGACACTCTTATGGAGAACAACGT
Proteins encoded in this region:
- the leuS gene encoding leucine--tRNA ligase — encoded protein: MKEYKPQEIEEKWQKVWEEKGVFHTPQCSEKPKYYALVMFPYPSGTLHVGHVKNYVIGDIIARYKRMRGYNVLHPFGYDAFGLPAENAAIERGIHPEEWTRKNISTIREQVKKLGISYDWNREIVTCDEEYYKWTQWIFLQLYKNGLAYKKKAAVNWCPRCKTVLANEQVKDGKCERCGTSVTIKHLEQWFFKITDYAERLLNDLDKLTGWPEHVKTMQKNWIGKSTGAEIEFLVEGSNTKIKVFTTRPDTLWGVTFMALAPESPLVEELVPDDKREELQAFLERVRQQDRFRRTSVEAEKEGFFLGKYAVNPVNGEKVPIYVANYILMEYGTGAIMGVPAHDQRDFAFAKKYGIPIRVVIKPVDGELDPEKMKEAYEGEGIMVNSGPFTGTPSKKGIEKVINWLEEKGIGRRSVQYKLRDWLISRQRYWGAPIPIIYCERCGIVPVPEEDLPVKLPKDVEFLPTGQSPLSFHEGFKKTKCPICGGDAQRETDTMDTFVDSSWYFLRYVNPHLDDKPFEPSDVNYWLPVDQYIGGVEHAVLHLLYSRFITKVLHDLGYLDFDEPFINLFTQGMIYKDGAKMSKSKGNVVSPDEMIEKYGADTLRMYILFMAPPEKDAEWSDAGIEGVHRFIKRLWNTFYMILPHVKEESIEGLSLTTSVEKELRRKLHSIIKKVTEDIEGGFKFNTAISGLMELVNHLNQYLNSVPENRWNRKLLREIAENLTLVLSPFAPHLAEEFWHELGKEGLVVQQTWPSYDPKALEVEEVEIAIQINGKVRDKILVSVDISEEDLKKMVLERERVKEYVDGKPVKKFIYVKGRIVNIVI
- a CDS encoding phosphopentomutase; amino-acid sequence: MRVILIVLDSVGIGAMPDAHLYGDEGSNTLVNTARAVGGLHLPNMEKLGLGNLDDIPGVKPVKPSEGVYGKMMEKSPGKDTTTGHWEIAGVILKKPFDLFPNGFPRKLIEEFEKRTGRKVIGNKPASGTEIIKELGPIHEKTGALIVYTSADSVFQIAAKKEIVPLEELYRYCKIARELLDEMGYKVARVIARPFTGEWPNYVRTPERKDFSLEPEGKTLLDTLMENNVSVYVVGKIADIFAGRGITENYKTKDNNDGIDKTIFLMKEKKHRCLVFTNLVDFDTKYGHRNNYVAYAKALEEFDKRLPEILQAMENDDVLFITADHGCDPTTPSTDHSREMVPLLGYGEKLKKDVYVGVRETFADLGQTIADMFGVPPLENGTSFKSLIWGDI